The following coding sequences are from one Triplophysa dalaica isolate WHDGS20190420 chromosome 12, ASM1584641v1, whole genome shotgun sequence window:
- the LOC130433057 gene encoding cell surface glycoprotein 1-like isoform X4 codes for MYTVQLFITYKRSLKSVKGFIYFIEMGCSSSSRQTVAQESLPGIKEMSGETQLSRDGIIAEDSVTVTTQMHFEKESGPEVTSVLESIEIEKVQAVSAPVDEMNKAEVPSAPRPDYSAEEPLIHAASTEHVRLTELTSVPEYTSELRTPGSEGTLEEVTTPSEATTGAEPAPVKLTEVSEPTPMETSSASEPTLADSTTTLEPTPVEPRSPPEPTPVEPSLAQESTSADTSTALAPTSVESRLHPERTSIQSSTDQEPTSADTTTALEPTSVKPRLPPEPTSIQSSTDQEPTSADTTTALEPTSVEPRLPPEPTSIQSSIDQEPTSADTTTALEPTPVEPSSAPEPTSVEPSTDQEPTSADTTTGSEPTPVEPSLAPESTSADTTTTALESTLVEPRSPPEPTSVEPDTDQEPTSADSTTALEPTLGEPRSPPEPSSVEPSPDLEKTSADTTDLEHTPVEQSSTPTACCRQAEDSSAGMDTAAVTKSTLGNAAAQPAALRGACT; via the exons ATGTATACTGTGCAACTCTTCATAACTTATAAACGCTCATTAAAGTCTGTTAaaggtttcatttattttatagaaatggGCTGTTCGTCATCCAGCAGACAAACAGTCGCGCAGGAGTCGCTGCCGGGAATTAAAGAGATGAGCGGAGAAACTCAGC TCAGCCGTGATGGTATTATAGCAGAGGACAGTGTGACCGTCACAACGCAGATGCATTTTGAGAAAGAATCAGGACCAGAGGTGACGAGTGTTCTTGAGAGTATTGAAATTGAGAAGGTTCAAGCAGTCAGTGCACCTGTGGACGAGATGAATAAAGCAGAAGTTCCTTCAGCACCTAGACCTGATTACTCTGCTGAAGAGCCATTGATTCATGCTGCTTCAACTGAACACGTTAG GCTAACGGAATTAACCTCAGTTCCGGAATACACATCAGAGCTCCGCACCCCAGGCTCAGAGGGAACACTTGAGGAGGTGACCACGCCCTCTGAAGCTACCACAGGTGCAGAGCCTGCTCCAGTGAAACTAACCGAAGTTTCAGAACCCACTCCAATGGAGACGAGTTCTGCATCAGAGCCAACATTAGCAGATTCTACTACAACACTAGAACCCACTCCAGTAGAACCAAGGTCACCTCCAGAACCCACTCCAGTGGAACCGAGCTTAGCTCAAGAGTCAACGTCAGCAGATACTAGTACAGCTCTAGCACCCACTTCAGTGGAATCAAGGTTACATCCAGAACGCACCTCCATACAATCTAGCACAGATCAAGAGCCAACGTCAGCAGATACTACTACAGCTCTAGAACCCACTTCAGTGAAACCAAGGTTACCTCCAGAACCCACCTCCATACAATCTAGCACAGATCAAGAGCCAACGTCAGCAGATACTACTACAGCTCTAGAACCCACTTCAGTGGAACCAAGGTTACCTCCAGAACCCACCTCCATACAATCTAGCATAGATCAAGAGCCAACATCAGCAGATACTACTACAGCTCTAGAACCCACTCCAGTGGAACCGAGCTCAGCTCCAGAACCCACCTCAGTGGAACCCAGCACAGATCAAGAGCCAACATCAGCAGATACTACTACAGGTTCAGAACCCACTCCAGTGGAACCAAGCTTAGCTCCAGAGTCAACGTCAGCAGATACTACTACTACAGCTCTAGAATCCACTTTAGTGGAACCGAGGTCACCTCCGGAACCCACCTCAGTAGAACCTGACACAGATCAAGAGCCAACATCAGCAGATTCTACTACAGCTCTAGAACCCACTCTAGGGGAACCGAGGTCACCTCCAGAACCATCCTCAGTGGAACCCAGCCCAGATCTAGAGAAGACATCAGCAGATACTACAGATCTAGAACACACTCCAGTTGAACAGAGCTCAACACCTACAGCATGTTGCAGACAGGCTGAAGATTCTTCTGCAGGCATGGATACAGCAGCCGTTACAAAGTCTACGTTGGGGAATGCTGCCGCTCAGCCTGCTGCTCTAAGGGG ggcCTGTACTTGA
- the LOC130433057 gene encoding cell surface glycoprotein 1-like isoform X1, protein MYTVQLFITYKRSLKSVKGFIYFIEMGCSSSSRQTVAQESLPGIKEMSGETQLSRDGIIAEDSVTVTTQMHFEKESGPEVTSVLESIEIEKVQAVSAPVDEMNKAEVPSAPRPDYSAEEPLIHAASTEHVRSADEPPTSALEASTPVDSNPVFLPKLRLTELTSVPEYTSELRTPGSEGTLEEVTTPSEATTGAEPAPVKLTEVSEPTPMETSSASEPTLADSTTTLEPTPVEPRSPPEPTPVEPSLAQESTSADTSTALAPTSVESRLHPERTSIQSSTDQEPTSADTTTALEPTSVKPRLPPEPTSIQSSTDQEPTSADTTTALEPTSVEPRLPPEPTSIQSSIDQEPTSADTTTALEPTPVEPSSAPEPTSVEPSTDQEPTSADTTTGSEPTPVEPSLAPESTSADTTTTALESTLVEPRSPPEPTSVEPDTDQEPTSADSTTALEPTLGEPRSPPEPSSVEPSPDLEKTSADTTDLEHTPVEQSSTPTACCRQAEDSSAGMDTAAVTKSTLGNAAAQPAALRGACT, encoded by the exons ATGTATACTGTGCAACTCTTCATAACTTATAAACGCTCATTAAAGTCTGTTAaaggtttcatttattttatagaaatggGCTGTTCGTCATCCAGCAGACAAACAGTCGCGCAGGAGTCGCTGCCGGGAATTAAAGAGATGAGCGGAGAAACTCAGC TCAGCCGTGATGGTATTATAGCAGAGGACAGTGTGACCGTCACAACGCAGATGCATTTTGAGAAAGAATCAGGACCAGAGGTGACGAGTGTTCTTGAGAGTATTGAAATTGAGAAGGTTCAAGCAGTCAGTGCACCTGTGGACGAGATGAATAAAGCAGAAGTTCCTTCAGCACCTAGACCTGATTACTCTGCTGAAGAGCCATTGATTCATGCTGCTTCAACTGAACACGTTAGGTCTGCTGATGAACCACCCACCTCAGCTCTGGAGGCCAGTACACCGGTAGATTCTAACCCTGTTTTCTTACCAAAACTCAGGCTAACGGAATTAACCTCAGTTCCGGAATACACATCAGAGCTCCGCACCCCAGGCTCAGAGGGAACACTTGAGGAGGTGACCACGCCCTCTGAAGCTACCACAGGTGCAGAGCCTGCTCCAGTGAAACTAACCGAAGTTTCAGAACCCACTCCAATGGAGACGAGTTCTGCATCAGAGCCAACATTAGCAGATTCTACTACAACACTAGAACCCACTCCAGTAGAACCAAGGTCACCTCCAGAACCCACTCCAGTGGAACCGAGCTTAGCTCAAGAGTCAACGTCAGCAGATACTAGTACAGCTCTAGCACCCACTTCAGTGGAATCAAGGTTACATCCAGAACGCACCTCCATACAATCTAGCACAGATCAAGAGCCAACGTCAGCAGATACTACTACAGCTCTAGAACCCACTTCAGTGAAACCAAGGTTACCTCCAGAACCCACCTCCATACAATCTAGCACAGATCAAGAGCCAACGTCAGCAGATACTACTACAGCTCTAGAACCCACTTCAGTGGAACCAAGGTTACCTCCAGAACCCACCTCCATACAATCTAGCATAGATCAAGAGCCAACATCAGCAGATACTACTACAGCTCTAGAACCCACTCCAGTGGAACCGAGCTCAGCTCCAGAACCCACCTCAGTGGAACCCAGCACAGATCAAGAGCCAACATCAGCAGATACTACTACAGGTTCAGAACCCACTCCAGTGGAACCAAGCTTAGCTCCAGAGTCAACGTCAGCAGATACTACTACTACAGCTCTAGAATCCACTTTAGTGGAACCGAGGTCACCTCCGGAACCCACCTCAGTAGAACCTGACACAGATCAAGAGCCAACATCAGCAGATTCTACTACAGCTCTAGAACCCACTCTAGGGGAACCGAGGTCACCTCCAGAACCATCCTCAGTGGAACCCAGCCCAGATCTAGAGAAGACATCAGCAGATACTACAGATCTAGAACACACTCCAGTTGAACAGAGCTCAACACCTACAGCATGTTGCAGACAGGCTGAAGATTCTTCTGCAGGCATGGATACAGCAGCCGTTACAAAGTCTACGTTGGGGAATGCTGCCGCTCAGCCTGCTGCTCTAAGGGG ggcCTGTACTTGA
- the LOC130433057 gene encoding cell surface glycoprotein 1-like isoform X2 — translation MYTVQLFITYKRSLKSVKGFIYFIEMGCSSSSRQTVAQESLPGIKEMSGETQLSRDGIIAEDSVTVTTQMHFEKESGPEVTSVLESIEIEKVQAVSAPVDEMNKAEVPSAPRPDYSAEEPLIHAASTEHVRSADEPPTSALEASTPVDSNPVFLPKLRLTELTSVPEYTSELRTPGSEGTLEEVTTPSEATTGAEPAPVKLTEVSEPTPMETSSASEPTLADSTTTLEPTPVEPRSPPEPTPVEPSLAQESTSADTSTALAPTSVESRLHPERTSIQSSTDQEPTSADTTTALEPTSVKPRLPPEPTSIQSSTDQEPTSADTTTALEPTSVEPRLPPEPTSIQSSIDQEPTSADTTTALEPTPVEPSSAPEPTSVEPSTDQEPTSADTTTGSEPTPVEPSLAPESTSADTTTTALESTLVEPRSPPEPTSVEPDTDQEPTSADSTTALEPTLGEPRSPPEPSSVEPSPDLEKTSADTTDLEHTPVEQSSTPTACCRQAEDSSAGMDTAAVTKSTLGNAAAQPAALRG, via the exons ATGTATACTGTGCAACTCTTCATAACTTATAAACGCTCATTAAAGTCTGTTAaaggtttcatttattttatagaaatggGCTGTTCGTCATCCAGCAGACAAACAGTCGCGCAGGAGTCGCTGCCGGGAATTAAAGAGATGAGCGGAGAAACTCAGC TCAGCCGTGATGGTATTATAGCAGAGGACAGTGTGACCGTCACAACGCAGATGCATTTTGAGAAAGAATCAGGACCAGAGGTGACGAGTGTTCTTGAGAGTATTGAAATTGAGAAGGTTCAAGCAGTCAGTGCACCTGTGGACGAGATGAATAAAGCAGAAGTTCCTTCAGCACCTAGACCTGATTACTCTGCTGAAGAGCCATTGATTCATGCTGCTTCAACTGAACACGTTAGGTCTGCTGATGAACCACCCACCTCAGCTCTGGAGGCCAGTACACCGGTAGATTCTAACCCTGTTTTCTTACCAAAACTCAGGCTAACGGAATTAACCTCAGTTCCGGAATACACATCAGAGCTCCGCACCCCAGGCTCAGAGGGAACACTTGAGGAGGTGACCACGCCCTCTGAAGCTACCACAGGTGCAGAGCCTGCTCCAGTGAAACTAACCGAAGTTTCAGAACCCACTCCAATGGAGACGAGTTCTGCATCAGAGCCAACATTAGCAGATTCTACTACAACACTAGAACCCACTCCAGTAGAACCAAGGTCACCTCCAGAACCCACTCCAGTGGAACCGAGCTTAGCTCAAGAGTCAACGTCAGCAGATACTAGTACAGCTCTAGCACCCACTTCAGTGGAATCAAGGTTACATCCAGAACGCACCTCCATACAATCTAGCACAGATCAAGAGCCAACGTCAGCAGATACTACTACAGCTCTAGAACCCACTTCAGTGAAACCAAGGTTACCTCCAGAACCCACCTCCATACAATCTAGCACAGATCAAGAGCCAACGTCAGCAGATACTACTACAGCTCTAGAACCCACTTCAGTGGAACCAAGGTTACCTCCAGAACCCACCTCCATACAATCTAGCATAGATCAAGAGCCAACATCAGCAGATACTACTACAGCTCTAGAACCCACTCCAGTGGAACCGAGCTCAGCTCCAGAACCCACCTCAGTGGAACCCAGCACAGATCAAGAGCCAACATCAGCAGATACTACTACAGGTTCAGAACCCACTCCAGTGGAACCAAGCTTAGCTCCAGAGTCAACGTCAGCAGATACTACTACTACAGCTCTAGAATCCACTTTAGTGGAACCGAGGTCACCTCCGGAACCCACCTCAGTAGAACCTGACACAGATCAAGAGCCAACATCAGCAGATTCTACTACAGCTCTAGAACCCACTCTAGGGGAACCGAGGTCACCTCCAGAACCATCCTCAGTGGAACCCAGCCCAGATCTAGAGAAGACATCAGCAGATACTACAGATCTAGAACACACTCCAGTTGAACAGAGCTCAACACCTACAGCATGTTGCAGACAGGCTGAAGATTCTTCTGCAGGCATGGATACAGCAGCCGTTACAAAGTCTACGTTGGGGAATGCTGCCGCTCAGCCTGCTGCTCTAAGGGGGTAA
- the LOC130433057 gene encoding cell surface glycoprotein 1-like isoform X3 — MGCSSSSRQTVAQESLPGIKEMSGETQLSRDGIIAEDSVTVTTQMHFEKESGPEVTSVLESIEIEKVQAVSAPVDEMNKAEVPSAPRPDYSAEEPLIHAASTEHVRSADEPPTSALEASTPVDSNPVFLPKLRLTELTSVPEYTSELRTPGSEGTLEEVTTPSEATTGAEPAPVKLTEVSEPTPMETSSASEPTLADSTTTLEPTPVEPRSPPEPTPVEPSLAQESTSADTSTALAPTSVESRLHPERTSIQSSTDQEPTSADTTTALEPTSVKPRLPPEPTSIQSSTDQEPTSADTTTALEPTSVEPRLPPEPTSIQSSIDQEPTSADTTTALEPTPVEPSSAPEPTSVEPSTDQEPTSADTTTGSEPTPVEPSLAPESTSADTTTTALESTLVEPRSPPEPTSVEPDTDQEPTSADSTTALEPTLGEPRSPPEPSSVEPSPDLEKTSADTTDLEHTPVEQSSTPTACCRQAEDSSAGMDTAAVTKSTLGNAAAQPAALRGACT, encoded by the exons atggGCTGTTCGTCATCCAGCAGACAAACAGTCGCGCAGGAGTCGCTGCCGGGAATTAAAGAGATGAGCGGAGAAACTCAGC TCAGCCGTGATGGTATTATAGCAGAGGACAGTGTGACCGTCACAACGCAGATGCATTTTGAGAAAGAATCAGGACCAGAGGTGACGAGTGTTCTTGAGAGTATTGAAATTGAGAAGGTTCAAGCAGTCAGTGCACCTGTGGACGAGATGAATAAAGCAGAAGTTCCTTCAGCACCTAGACCTGATTACTCTGCTGAAGAGCCATTGATTCATGCTGCTTCAACTGAACACGTTAGGTCTGCTGATGAACCACCCACCTCAGCTCTGGAGGCCAGTACACCGGTAGATTCTAACCCTGTTTTCTTACCAAAACTCAGGCTAACGGAATTAACCTCAGTTCCGGAATACACATCAGAGCTCCGCACCCCAGGCTCAGAGGGAACACTTGAGGAGGTGACCACGCCCTCTGAAGCTACCACAGGTGCAGAGCCTGCTCCAGTGAAACTAACCGAAGTTTCAGAACCCACTCCAATGGAGACGAGTTCTGCATCAGAGCCAACATTAGCAGATTCTACTACAACACTAGAACCCACTCCAGTAGAACCAAGGTCACCTCCAGAACCCACTCCAGTGGAACCGAGCTTAGCTCAAGAGTCAACGTCAGCAGATACTAGTACAGCTCTAGCACCCACTTCAGTGGAATCAAGGTTACATCCAGAACGCACCTCCATACAATCTAGCACAGATCAAGAGCCAACGTCAGCAGATACTACTACAGCTCTAGAACCCACTTCAGTGAAACCAAGGTTACCTCCAGAACCCACCTCCATACAATCTAGCACAGATCAAGAGCCAACGTCAGCAGATACTACTACAGCTCTAGAACCCACTTCAGTGGAACCAAGGTTACCTCCAGAACCCACCTCCATACAATCTAGCATAGATCAAGAGCCAACATCAGCAGATACTACTACAGCTCTAGAACCCACTCCAGTGGAACCGAGCTCAGCTCCAGAACCCACCTCAGTGGAACCCAGCACAGATCAAGAGCCAACATCAGCAGATACTACTACAGGTTCAGAACCCACTCCAGTGGAACCAAGCTTAGCTCCAGAGTCAACGTCAGCAGATACTACTACTACAGCTCTAGAATCCACTTTAGTGGAACCGAGGTCACCTCCGGAACCCACCTCAGTAGAACCTGACACAGATCAAGAGCCAACATCAGCAGATTCTACTACAGCTCTAGAACCCACTCTAGGGGAACCGAGGTCACCTCCAGAACCATCCTCAGTGGAACCCAGCCCAGATCTAGAGAAGACATCAGCAGATACTACAGATCTAGAACACACTCCAGTTGAACAGAGCTCAACACCTACAGCATGTTGCAGACAGGCTGAAGATTCTTCTGCAGGCATGGATACAGCAGCCGTTACAAAGTCTACGTTGGGGAATGCTGCCGCTCAGCCTGCTGCTCTAAGGGG ggcCTGTACTTGA